The following are encoded together in the Osmia lignaria lignaria isolate PbOS001 chromosome 6, iyOsmLign1, whole genome shotgun sequence genome:
- the LOC117601768 gene encoding E3 SUMO-protein ligase ZBED1-like, producing the protein MALRRSLVWMYSIPSEDGKFVKCTICDRTLSYNGSTSAIMKHLRGKHRETFFTSPTEGFDMDSKDSSALELLPKNEEGCSRPLLQKMDLSYSSDRQEQISEALAHMIFLNMMPISFCSSEGFKQFMTILEPGYHCPSPESIMHRLQLLYNEKRMKIEEELSMASDIAITSDGWSSKSQDSYISMAAQFIDDKWIIKNYTLCTQPMEDHYTDENLTSMFNIIKEEWHLSGKVNSLVHDNAYNVSKATNSLIGVRYNISCAAHTLQLCVEDALNSVDNYKEVIQKGSKIVQYFRHSNVATSSLTEKQKHLNLGEQELIQTCPMRWSSSYYMCEQLVCKKNAIVSVLADRNITKLNIALKLEMSEQQWSTMSDIIVALKPLQVAITALCFERSVTISLVCPVIHGLINNHLESNDFETAETKHFKNILKTSLINRFNLNSHFETVHRIASFLDPRSKELSFESNEVKNIIKTSIRDMMENISIPDIKNFQNVDPFSSALDFIFQAVNPSSGSNSEFQTYLLETQINHNLCPLVWWKMHENKYPRLAKLAKMYLSIPATSISSEHAISTAGNIVSSNCSYLLPENIDLMVFLHRNKDV; encoded by the coding sequence ATGGCCTTACGTAGGAGTTTAGTGTGGATGTATAGTATTCCATCAGAAGATGGAAAATTTGTTAAGTGCACTATATGTGACCGTACGTTATCTTATAATGGATCAACGTCAGCTATAATGAAGCATTTACGGGGCAAGCACCGTGAAACATTTTTTACTTCGCCTACCGAAGGTTTTGATATGGATAGTAAGGATTCGTCGGCATTAGAACTGTTGCCTAAAAATGAAGAAGGCTGTTCTCGTCCGTTGCTACAGAAAATGGATTTGTCGTATAGCTCGGATCGACAAGAGCAAATATCAGAAGCACTTGCTCACATGATTTTCTTAAATATGATGCCTATTTCTTTTTGCAGTAGCGAAGGATTTAAACAATTTATGACTATATTAGAACCTGGATACCACTGTCCTTCTCCTGAAAGTATTATGCATCGATTGCAACTTTTATACAATGAGAAACGTATGAAAATAGAAGAAGAGCTTTCTATGGCATCTGATATAGCTATTACCAGTGATGGATGGTCCTCAAAATCACAAGATTCATATATTTCCATGGCTGCACAATTTATAGATGATAAgtggattattaaaaattatacgctTTGTACACAGCCAATGGAAGATCATTATACAGACGAAAATTTAACCAGTatgtttaatataattaaagaaGAATGGCATTTAAGTGGTAAAGTAAATAGTTTAGTCCACGATAATGCATATAATGTAAGTAAGGCTACAAATTCATTAATTGGTGTGAGATACAACATTTCATGCGCTGCACACACATTGCAATTGTGCGTGGAAGATGCTTTGAATTCAGTTGATAACTACAAAGAAGTAATACAAAAAGGCAGCAAAATTGTACAATATTTTCGTCACTCCAATGTAGCTACTTCTTCTTTAACTGAAAAACAAAAACACTTAAACTTAGGTGAACAAGAATTAATACAAACTTGTCCTATGAGGTGGAGCTCTAGTTACTATATGTGCGAACAACTTGTATGCAAGAAAAATGCAATTGTTTCTGTTTTAGCAGACAGAAATATTACCAAATTAAATATTGCATTAAAACTAGAAATGTCTGAACAGCAGTGGTCAACTATGAGTGATATTATTGTGGCTCTCAAACCTTTACAAGTAGCAATTACTGCATTATGCTTTGAAAGAAGTGTAACTATTTCTTTAGTATGTCCTGTTATTCATGGGCTTATTAATAACCACCTGGAAAGTAATGACTTTGAAACAGCTGAAACCAAACacttcaaaaatattttgaaaacctCTCTTATTAAtagatttaatttaaattcacaTTTTGAAACGGTTCATCGTATTGCTTCTTTTCTTGATCCAAGGAGCAAAGAGTTGTCATTTGAGAGCAATGAGGtaaagaatataattaaaaccTCCATTCGTGACATGATGGAAAACATTTCAATTCCagacattaaaaattttcaaaatgttgatCCTTTTTCAAGTGCATTGGATTTCATATTTCAAGCTGTAAATCCTAGTAGTGGAAGTAATTCAGAGTTTCAAACATATTTGTTAGAAACTCAAATAAATCATAATTTATGTCCTTTAGTGTGGTGGAAAATGCATGAAAACAAATATCCCAGATTAGCAAAACTTGCTAAAATGTATTTAAGTATTCCTGCTACATCTATCAGTTCTGAACACGCAATTTCAACAGCTGGAAATATTGTTAGTTCTAACTGTAGCTACTTGTTAccagaaaatattgatttaatgGTATTTTTACATAGAAATAAAGATGtttga